In a single window of the Terriglobus roseus genome:
- a CDS encoding ferric reductase-like transmembrane domain-containing protein, which yields MFLPRLKQRFLCHHIPLLLLCSSAVAILFVTRPYRDTISRASFATAYPALILLTLTLLLGPWRVLRGQSLPLSYDLRRDIGIWAGILSTLHAVVGQCVHLRGRPWLYYVYPAGSHPGFPLRHDQFGIENFSGLFSALIVLALFATSSDLLLRRLGPRQWKRLQRWNYAAFAFAGVHTILYQWNEKAAQGMHALGFTCLAVAILMQAAALIARLRAARES from the coding sequence ATGTTTCTGCCAAGGCTCAAGCAGCGGTTCCTGTGTCACCATATCCCGCTTTTGCTTCTATGCAGCTCGGCAGTTGCCATCCTCTTCGTAACCCGGCCTTATCGCGACACCATCAGCCGCGCCAGCTTTGCGACGGCTTACCCTGCCCTCATCTTGCTGACACTGACGCTCCTCCTGGGCCCGTGGCGAGTTCTGAGAGGCCAGAGTCTTCCGCTCTCCTACGATCTGCGACGCGATATTGGCATCTGGGCCGGTATCCTCTCGACCCTCCACGCAGTGGTAGGCCAGTGTGTGCATCTGCGGGGGCGTCCCTGGCTTTACTACGTCTATCCCGCTGGTAGCCATCCCGGTTTTCCGCTGCGACACGACCAGTTCGGCATCGAGAACTTCTCCGGGCTGTTCTCGGCCCTGATCGTCCTCGCACTCTTTGCTACGTCCAGTGATCTTCTGCTTCGACGGCTTGGCCCAAGGCAATGGAAACGGCTGCAGCGTTGGAACTACGCCGCATTTGCCTTCGCCGGCGTGCATACGATCTTGTACCAGTGGAATGAGAAGGCAGCGCAGGGCATGCACGCCCTGGGCTTCACCTGCCTTGCGGTCGCAATCCTCATGCAGGCAGCTGCTCTGATCGCCCGACTTCGAGCCGCCCGGGAATCGTAG
- a CDS encoding rhomboid family intramembrane serine protease, translated as MPIGRGPVTLSLPAFRGAVRRLVILLVGAFFAIALLNFISGTVATTVVGLMILMPSAVLGRLHIWELVTYAFLNVGILNTAFSLLTLWFTGSMLEDSRGSRWFTELFYTSVVGGSLLATLLAGLPLFTGDRISFFGIHPGVGLVAAGISAPLFGVLVAFALLFGDVEFMLFFVLRIKAKYMVILGALLYVATLLREKDSFGALLALCCGLAGLAYVKLAHRRGMSATAAERYYGLRNDYIRWKRRRAARKFEVYMRKQDRIVKFDDEGRYIAPEDEARKPNDRKWMN; from the coding sequence ATGCCCATCGGCCGCGGTCCAGTCACGCTCTCCCTGCCTGCCTTCCGCGGCGCCGTCCGCCGGCTGGTGATCCTGTTGGTGGGCGCATTCTTCGCCATTGCCCTGCTGAACTTCATCTCCGGGACCGTCGCCACAACGGTGGTCGGGCTGATGATCCTGATGCCGTCGGCCGTATTGGGCCGCCTTCACATCTGGGAGCTGGTCACCTATGCCTTCCTGAATGTCGGCATCCTGAACACGGCCTTCTCGCTGCTGACCCTCTGGTTTACGGGCTCCATGCTGGAAGACAGCCGTGGCTCGCGCTGGTTTACCGAACTTTTTTATACCTCCGTTGTGGGTGGTTCGTTGCTCGCGACGCTGCTGGCCGGCCTGCCTCTGTTCACCGGCGACCGCATCAGCTTCTTTGGCATCCACCCGGGCGTGGGGCTTGTTGCGGCGGGTATTTCGGCCCCGCTTTTTGGCGTGCTGGTCGCGTTTGCACTCCTGTTTGGCGATGTCGAGTTCATGCTGTTCTTCGTCCTGCGTATCAAGGCGAAGTACATGGTGATTCTGGGCGCCCTGCTGTATGTGGCTACGCTGCTGCGCGAGAAGGACAGCTTCGGTGCGCTGCTGGCGCTGTGCTGTGGCCTGGCAGGCCTCGCCTATGTGAAGCTGGCTCACCGCCGTGGTATGTCCGCTACCGCCGCAGAGCGGTACTACGGACTCCGCAATGACTACATCCGGTGGAAGCGCCGCCGTGCCGCGCGCAAGTTTGAGGTCTACATGCGAAAGCAGGATCGCATCGTGAAGTTTGACGATGAAGGCCGCTACATCGCACCGGAAGACGAAGCCCGCAAACCAAACGACCGCAAGTGGATGAACTAG
- a CDS encoding carboxypeptidase-like regulatory domain-containing protein translates to MKSIARTLRTALAAAALLTPATLLLPTAQAWGQAATFRSVSGDVTSKSGDKVKGAVVHLKDTKSLSQRSYITADDGQFKFGQLSTGTDYEIWADMNGDKSAVKTISSFDNKSALTISLKMSN, encoded by the coding sequence ATGAAGAGCATCGCCCGCACACTCCGCACGGCACTTGCCGCAGCCGCATTGTTGACACCCGCCACACTCCTCCTGCCTACGGCGCAGGCATGGGGGCAGGCCGCCACCTTCCGTTCCGTCAGCGGCGACGTCACGAGCAAGAGCGGGGACAAGGTCAAGGGTGCAGTGGTGCACCTGAAGGACACCAAGTCTCTCTCGCAGCGCAGCTATATCACCGCCGACGATGGCCAGTTCAAGTTTGGCCAGCTCTCGACCGGAACGGATTACGAGATCTGGGCGGATATGAATGGCGACAAGAGCGCAGTCAAGACCATCAGCTCGTTCGATAACAAGAGTGCGCTGACGATTTCCCTGAAGATGTCGAATTAG
- a CDS encoding LysM peptidoglycan-binding domain-containing protein — protein sequence MADLATLQQKYEPVLKAIDRFTPEGAALQDVSLDGDKLHVKATLPSQVCLNFVWDQIKKVDATYADLHHELINTGGDTQPYTVKPGDMLSKIAQHFYGDGNLYPQIVKANSIANPDALKAGEKLTIPPKA from the coding sequence ATGGCTGATCTGGCAACGCTGCAGCAGAAGTACGAACCCGTTCTGAAGGCAATCGACCGCTTCACGCCTGAAGGCGCTGCGCTGCAGGATGTATCGCTCGACGGTGACAAGCTTCATGTAAAGGCAACACTGCCCTCGCAGGTATGTCTGAACTTTGTTTGGGATCAGATCAAGAAGGTCGATGCCACCTATGCCGACCTGCATCACGAACTCATCAACACCGGCGGCGACACGCAGCCCTACACGGTAAAGCCCGGCGACATGCTGAGCAAGATTGCGCAACATTTCTACGGCGACGGAAACCTCTACCCGCAGATCGTGAAGGCAAATAGCATCGCGAATCCTGACGCGTTGAAGGCCGGCGAAAAGCTCACCATTCCGCCGAAAGCCTAG
- the rplU gene encoding 50S ribosomal protein L21 gives MYAVIRTGGKQYRVAPGDTLKIETTAHTDGAIEFADVLAVSGEEGKFEQELTGAKVTATVLGEGRGEKILVFHFKRKKQYKKMQGHRQNFVEVKINEILVNGKSFKAEAK, from the coding sequence ATGTACGCAGTGATTCGCACCGGTGGAAAGCAGTATCGTGTCGCTCCCGGAGACACCCTGAAGATTGAAACGACCGCGCACACCGATGGCGCCATTGAGTTTGCTGACGTGCTGGCTGTAAGCGGCGAAGAGGGCAAGTTTGAGCAGGAGCTGACGGGCGCCAAGGTCACGGCAACCGTGCTCGGCGAAGGCCGCGGCGAGAAGATCCTGGTCTTCCACTTCAAGCGCAAGAAGCAGTACAAGAAGATGCAGGGCCACCGCCAGAACTTCGTTGAAGTAAAGATCAACGAGATCCTGGTCAACGGCAAGAGCTTCAAGGCTGAAGCCAAGTAG
- the rpmA gene encoding 50S ribosomal protein L27: MAHKKGGGSSSNGRDSNAQRLGVKKFAGEVVTGGSIIVRQRGTPLKPGLNVGRGKDDTLFAKIGGRVQFIDRGNHGRFVSIDPVVA; the protein is encoded by the coding sequence ATGGCACATAAAAAAGGTGGCGGTTCTTCTTCCAACGGACGTGACTCAAACGCGCAGCGTCTGGGCGTGAAGAAGTTTGCAGGCGAAGTGGTAACCGGCGGCAGCATCATCGTGCGTCAGCGTGGAACACCGCTGAAGCCGGGCCTGAATGTTGGCCGTGGCAAGGACGACACCCTGTTCGCCAAGATCGGCGGACGTGTGCAGTTCATCGACCGCGGCAACCACGGTCGCTTTGTGTCGATCGACCCGGTCGTCGCGTAA
- a CDS encoding TIGR03435 family protein: MRHFASVLFLACAMTHTSAPAQTPSFEVATIKPVDPAPKAGRFMRVEGTHRFVARNYTLRLLIAAAYDLNPRTISGGQGWVDTDKYEIQAVTPGETAPDHDAQMLMLRSLLAERFHLAFHRESKIFAIYEITVAKGGPKLAPSLTPEAPPQTVSVVYPDKMVMPARNATIGDLARVMQRAILDRPVVDRTGLTNRYNFNLEWAPDETQFSGDVPPPEESQSPPLLLAMRQQLGLQMTAVKGPVDTIVIDRAHKPTAN; encoded by the coding sequence TTGCGACACTTTGCTTCCGTGCTCTTCCTCGCCTGCGCTATGACGCATACCTCCGCGCCCGCGCAAACACCTTCCTTTGAGGTGGCGACGATCAAGCCGGTGGATCCTGCGCCAAAGGCAGGCAGATTCATGCGCGTCGAGGGAACGCATCGGTTCGTGGCACGCAATTACACGCTGCGCCTGCTGATTGCAGCGGCATACGACCTGAATCCACGCACTATCTCAGGCGGTCAGGGTTGGGTCGATACAGACAAATATGAAATCCAGGCGGTTACACCGGGCGAAACAGCTCCGGATCACGATGCGCAGATGCTGATGCTGCGCTCGCTGCTGGCCGAGCGATTTCACCTGGCGTTCCATCGGGAGTCAAAGATCTTCGCCATCTACGAGATCACCGTCGCCAAGGGCGGCCCAAAGCTGGCGCCAAGCCTTACACCGGAGGCGCCGCCGCAGACCGTAAGCGTCGTATATCCCGACAAGATGGTCATGCCAGCACGCAACGCCACCATTGGCGACCTGGCCCGCGTCATGCAGCGAGCCATCCTGGACCGGCCTGTGGTGGACCGCACGGGACTGACCAACCGTTACAACTTCAATCTGGAGTGGGCCCCGGACGAGACGCAGTTCAGTGGTGATGTCCCGCCGCCGGAAGAGTCGCAAAGCCCGCCACTGCTGCTGGCCATGCGACAACAGCTTGGGTTGCAGATGACCGCCGTAAAGGGCCCGGTGGACACAATCGTGATCGACCGCGCGCACAAGCCGACCGCGAACTGA
- a CDS encoding glycosyltransferase, translated as MTTAPWHMAVLIPARDEESLLPRCLQSVEAARAMLPAGVTSDVIVVSDGSTDATVDLARAMLHHSNGAVLNADAGKVGIARALAAELALQRYCGDLSRCWLANTDADCEVPQTWLLDHLRLAQRGYTAVAGIVDVDCFAEHHAHVETRFRLTYQINEDGSHPHVHGANLGVRADAYLLAGGWNALETAEDHDLWGRLRTAGTHLSDAALRVVTSGRRVGRAPLGFAGALAAHNDFVADSENAA; from the coding sequence ATGACTACAGCTCCCTGGCATATGGCAGTGCTGATCCCGGCACGCGACGAAGAGTCGCTTTTACCTCGCTGCCTGCAGTCGGTTGAGGCCGCTCGGGCGATGCTGCCAGCCGGTGTGACCAGCGATGTGATCGTCGTTTCAGACGGTTCCACCGATGCCACGGTAGATCTGGCGCGAGCGATGCTTCACCATTCGAATGGTGCCGTGCTTAACGCAGATGCCGGCAAAGTCGGTATCGCCCGGGCACTTGCGGCTGAACTGGCTCTGCAACGCTACTGCGGAGACCTTTCGCGCTGCTGGCTGGCTAACACAGACGCTGACTGCGAGGTGCCGCAGACCTGGCTGCTGGACCATCTGCGTCTGGCGCAGCGCGGCTACACTGCCGTTGCGGGCATTGTCGATGTGGACTGCTTTGCGGAACATCATGCCCATGTGGAGACGAGGTTTCGCCTGACCTATCAGATCAACGAGGACGGATCGCACCCGCATGTACACGGCGCCAACCTGGGTGTTCGTGCGGACGCTTACCTTCTGGCCGGTGGATGGAACGCGCTCGAAACGGCAGAGGACCACGATCTTTGGGGACGCCTGCGTACCGCAGGAACACACCTATCCGATGCGGCACTTCGCGTGGTAACCAGTGGACGCCGCGTGGGCCGTGCTCCCCTGGGCTTTGCCGGTGCGCTTGCGGCACACAACGACTTTGTCGCCGATAGCGAGAACGCCGCGTGA